In one window of Armatimonadota bacterium DNA:
- a CDS encoding mandelate racemase/muconate lactonizing enzyme family protein has product MKIAAVTPLFLDPTLLVRVDTDAGITGWGECSPMNGRVVAAHVRHSLAAIALGRDPFDVEAVVEDMFVRTYKIAGQSQAMAISGVEIALWDIMGKALQVPIYKLLGGAYRTRIRMYASSMRRDISPEGEADRLARLVEERGFTAVKVRVGQTYGFDRDAAPGRSVGVVREVRKRLGDAIEITVDGNSCFSAPRAIQLGRCLEEYNVFHFEEPCPYTDLDATAQVAAALDVPIAGGEQDWDLRRFKEMMEKRAVDIVQPDVIKAGGFSVCRKVAALAEAFGCVCTPHQTQPLGTIATLHFAAATPCCRYSQEYNIEPHPIGDKLFRNPVPVVDGFMTVPEGPGLGVEINEDLLSRAEAV; this is encoded by the coding sequence ATGAAGATCGCTGCGGTCACGCCCTTGTTCCTCGACCCCACGCTCCTCGTCCGCGTGGACACCGACGCCGGCATCACCGGCTGGGGCGAATGCAGCCCCATGAACGGTCGCGTCGTCGCGGCGCACGTGCGCCATTCACTCGCCGCCATCGCCCTCGGCCGTGACCCCTTCGACGTCGAGGCCGTCGTCGAGGACATGTTCGTCAGGACCTATAAGATCGCCGGCCAAAGCCAGGCCATGGCAATCAGCGGCGTCGAAATCGCCCTGTGGGACATCATGGGCAAGGCGCTGCAGGTCCCGATCTACAAGCTGCTCGGCGGCGCGTATCGCACTCGGATTCGCATGTATGCATCGAGCATGCGCCGCGATATCTCGCCGGAGGGGGAGGCCGATCGGCTCGCGCGGCTGGTCGAAGAGCGGGGATTCACGGCGGTCAAGGTGCGCGTTGGCCAGACCTATGGCTTCGACCGCGACGCCGCGCCCGGTCGCAGCGTCGGCGTCGTGCGCGAGGTGCGCAAACGCCTCGGCGATGCCATCGAGATCACGGTGGACGGCAATAGCTGCTTCAGCGCGCCGCGGGCGATTCAATTGGGCCGCTGCCTGGAGGAATACAACGTCTTCCACTTCGAGGAGCCGTGCCCATACACCGATCTCGATGCCACCGCGCAGGTCGCCGCCGCCCTCGACGTGCCCATCGCCGGGGGCGAGCAGGACTGGGATCTGCGCCGCTTCAAGGAGATGATGGAGAAGCGCGCGGTGGACATCGTGCAGCCCGATGTCATCAAGGCAGGCGGTTTCTCGGTGTGTAGGAAGGTCGCCGCGCTCGCCGAGGCCTTCGGTTGCGTCTGCACGCCGCACCAGACCCAGCCGCTGGGCACCATCGCCACCCTGCACTTCGCTGCTGCCACGCCGTGCTGCCGTTACTCCCAGGAATACAACATCGAGCCGCATCCCATCGGCGACAAGCTGTTCAGGAATCCCGTGCCCGTGGTGGATGGCTTTATGACCGTGCCCGAAGGCCCCGGCCTCGGCGTCGAGATAAACGAGGACCTGCTGAGCCGCGCGGAGGCGGTGTAA